In Myripristis murdjan chromosome 18, fMyrMur1.1, whole genome shotgun sequence, the sequence AAAGCAGACTTCCACCGCATTAGGTTTTGCGTCCAGGCCGTTTATGACGTCCTACCAAGTCCAGCCAACCTCCATGCCTGGGGCAAAATTGATACACCGTCCTGTCCCCAGTGTTCAGGACGGGGATCCCTGGAACACCTCCTCAGCAGCTGCCCAAAAGCCCTTGGAGACGGGCGCTATCGCTGGCGCCACGACCAGGTGCTTAGGGCAGTTGCCGACAGCATAGCTACTGCCATTAATAACATCAAGGGCCACGATAAGCCGAAAACCATCACGTTCCACAGAGCTGGAGAGAAGCCCATTACACAACCACGGGCAAAGGCCGGTCTCCTCACCTCCGCCACAGACTGGCAACTGGAAGTGGATCTTGGCAAACAGCTAAAGTTCCCAGCCAGGATAACACCAACACAGCTTCGACCAGATATGATCATTGTGTCAGATTCCACCAAGCAGTTGATCATTCTGGAGCTCACAGTGCCCTGGGAAGAGCGGATGCACGTGGCCAATGAGAGGAAGCGTGCTAAGTACCAGGAGCTGGTGGAAGAGTGTAGGAGGCAAGGCTGGAGAACTCGCTGTGAGCCTCTGGAGGTGGGCTGCCGAGGATTTGCAGGGCAGTCACTCTGCAAAGTGTTCATGATGTTGGGCCTCACTGGGGAGGCTAAGAGGAAGGCCATCAGATCTGCAACTGAAGCCGCAGAGAAAGCCACAAGGTGGCTATGGATCAAGAGGGCAGAGCCGTGGGCAAATGCTGCTGGGACACAGGCTGGGGTCTGATCAACCCTGGTCGGGTCGCCTGGGCGAGGGTGTATGATGTTGAAAGACCCGAAACACCCAATGACCCCAGGTTACAGCACTGATGATGTGTCCCAGCGCATCCGTAGGATGTATCttacacctgtgtgtgttggccttTCCATGTTCACTGGCAGATCATAgatgacttttgtttacaataCTGAGAACCATACAATAGCCAGTGGGGATGCAGGGTCATAACATATCTTGGCTGAATATCTTAGGAATATTCTAGTGATACCAAAAGAGATAAAATGCCACAGAGCAtcaatatattaaatataaactCACCGTGAGTAAgagttatttttctttcaagGGGAATAATTGTTGTTCCCATCGACTAACAGCTGGCTTTCCAGGTGTTTCTTCTCCTCAGTGAGGGCGTCCTCACTTCACTTTGAGGACCGTGATCCTCTCACTGATGTCCTTTTCCATGACCTCCAACTTTAGGATGAGGATTGCTGCCTCAGAACTGGCTGCACCTGTGGTGTTCATGGCCTTCTTGATGACTGCTTCCTTAAGCTCCTCCACCTCTCAGAGAAGggcttccctctcctcctcaaagGCCTTGATCACGGAGGTCCACTGTGATACAACACAGAGAGCTCTCTAGCTCAAGCTGGAGCTCTTCAGTGCTTTTCTCTGCATGCTGCCTCTTCTGACAGAGAGGAtgttcctcatcctcctcaatGGCATTCACCTTCACAGCTGTTCCATCACATCCAGATATGACATCCTTTACTGCCTTTGCAAACTCTGGTATAGCTTTTTTATGAAGGTGCATGTGGTCATAAAGATCATCTCTGGAAATaggtgtaggtgtgtatgtgtgagtttaCACCACATTAAAGTgtcactcaaaaacaaaagcctAAATTTTGCTAAAAATTTGAGTGAGACATCAACTGTTAAACATGCCACATTTCACTAATCTATTGCCTAGATTTTTGATTAATTCTTTGCTGAAAGATGCTCTTCAGACTTCTAAATCTTTAATGAGACCATTAATAGGCCATTGATAtatttatgtggaaaaaatacatttgttaaATGTTGTAGGTACCATGACTGGTCATTTTCAATATGATCAGAAATGTTCAAGTAAAGCAAGATTGAAAGAACATACTGTAGTACAGAACTCAGTTGTATGTGGGGTAGCCATCATTCAAAATAATGAATGAGTATACTGCCATCTGGTGGAGGAGAGTGGAAACTGCAGCCAAATAGCACTTGAATAACTAAGAACTACTGCTAgtatgtaatttttaaaaaatggattaagTCTTTGACACAGTTGGAATTTACAAATACAGATATAGGAGAGGTGTtctaaaaggacaaaaaaaaaaaaaaacatcaatctgTGAGTATTACTGATCACATATGCTGAATTTTTACTTAGGTTGTGCCAAGGAGCACCAAGAAAAGAAATGTATTATAACAGCAATGTCCACTACAAAGAAGCATTACATAGGGTTGCAACGATTAGTCGAATAATCCATTAAATGCCAACTCGCCGCCTATTTTGATTGTCAATTAATCattgagtcattttttttaagaggaaaattCTGATTCCAgcctctcaaatgtgaatattctctggtttctttagtcctctGCAACAGTAAACTAAATACCTTTGGGTTCATGACTGTTgtttgggacaaaacaagacatctgAGGAGGTCATCaattgtgatcaacatttttcaccattttctgacattttatggacaAACTAATAGATTAACCGAGAAAATAATCATAGGATTGATTAAAATTAGTCGCAACTCTACATTGAATGGATCCACCTTGTCTCATAAAGCATATTTATTGAGAAGTGAATTAAATAACAAGCTCATCAAGTTATGCGTAGCAAAGGAAACTTTCAGCAAGCAGGCTAACCAGCTACATTATAAAGTTACCAAATGTCAAAAATCCTGCAGATTCTTGAAGTAGCAAATGTCCAAAATACATCAAGAGATGGTGAGCGGGGATCTCAGGTTTGATTTTTACTTGTCAGTGTGTTGGGTGAATTCCTTTAGCGCCCATTTCTTCATGTCAATCTCCCGCCGTAGTCTGCAGTACTCCTCTGCCAGGGCCTCAAACTCCTTGCCCAAGATCTCAAAGGAGGCCAGTTTGACCTCCACAGACTGCTTCTCCAGCTGACAGGCCTTCAGCTCCGACTCCAGCATATCCCTGCAGAGGAGGTACAACACGGGGGGGAGCCAAAGTGAGAATGCTGGGTTTTACATGATAACACTTTTTAGTAAAGTAGTACGTGGTTTTAGAAAACTGAATGAAGAGGGATTCGACTCAGGGTATCTGCAGGCTGATACAAATTACATTTGAGACATTAAAAGGCTTTTTAGTGCCATTCAGAATgaaatttaaaaccaatatcACAATGACAAAAACTGCAAGACATAGGAAACACACCAATTACTTGTATGCACAGTTGGACAAATTTGTCCCAGAGTTTACGGAAACTGAATAAGCTTTAATTCCAATTGTGCCAAGCCTGAAAGACTTCTTGCATGGTTTGAAATGGGTGTTGGGtgttggttgttgttggtggtggtggttccACTTATTCCAGCCTGTGTGACACTACATGACGGTGAATCCAAAATCTCCCAATCTTTTCTTTCACATGCAACATAATAACACTAAAACTTGTCTGAGGTGTGTTATTTGAACAAAGCTGAAATTACACAGATCTGCAGGCCGCCGTGTGATTGGGCAGAGAAAGAGTCAGATGGCTCAAATGATCATGACAGTAACACATAATGGCAGTGGACAAACAGGCTTGGCATTAGTAGGCCAAGGTTCAGTTTCCACAAGCATCTGCATAGAAGACTTTAGTGAGAAATGCTGTCCATTATCTATCAGTGGGTTCCTCTTCAACAAGGCTAACCCTAAGACTGAATTACTCCAGTAGAGCTACTCAGCACTGAATAGTCCTCAGCTATGAGCATGAAGAGAGGGTGAATGAGTTAGAAAAGGAAAAACTTTAGTAAATGCTTGCCTTATTTTTCTATGAGCAGATATTGTGTCGGCTGTGTACGTGTCCAGCTGAATCTCCGCCATCTCAGTCCttggagggagaaagaagaaaacgtGACTAGAAATGGCAACAAGGAAAATATTCACACTTACAAAGCATTTGTGTTAAAGCCTAGAAATTACCATGATTGTTTTCCATACGTGTCTACATTTCCCAGACCTGTGTAGGAACTGTGTGGTAAAAGTGCTCATTTGCTGTGGAGTTATGAGACATCTCTTCACAAGTCAAGATGATGGCctaaaaagtacattttctatCCTAATTTATTCAAACCTGATGTTTCCAGTTTCAAGATGCCATTTGCTGCTTGTCGTTTTGCTGATCTAGAAatctgtttgttgtattgttgcaCTTCTTAAAGTCTCCCCAGATAagattttaaatgcatttataaGACAGACACATCAACTGAAAAGTCCCTACCTGATCTTCTGCAAGACTAATTCACATTTGCCTTCGAAGTACTCCAACTTCTTCCTGTCCAAGTCTGTCTGGATCTTCAGCCTGTGGTCCAGGATGAGAGACTGGAGGAGCTGAATACATTTAGTCAGCTCCTTGACGGGGAAAAGCAACAGtatttgttaaaaaacaaaacaaaaaataaattgattaataAAATGAACTTACCAACCAGTTTTATTCTAAGTGCAGAATCACCATGCAGCATTGTCCCagtttacaaataaaaatacatatgacAAAACCTGAACTCATTCCCTCAGTGCAAAAGTAACCAGTCATGATAATATTCACACTGACAAAAAGGACAAAGAGCACTTACGGAGAGGTAGAGCTGGGTCTGTCTTTGCAGAAGaactgtgttttctctgcaAATCTCCTTCAGACTCTCTGCTTTTTTCTTCTCGCTGTCCATCTGGCCAGACAAGTGAGACAACTTGATGTTCTTCAGACCTTCACTCTCGTTCTCTAggaaaattttttttatttatttatttatttttttaaatacttgcaCATTAATAAAGTAACATGAAAGATGTAAGTCATATATACTAAGTGAGCAATAAGGTAGAGTAGGTTTTTATAAATCAACATAAAAGTTTAGTTACCCCACTGAGGTTCATAGTAGGACAGAAGGCTGAAACACTTTTTCTTGAGATGTTTCTCCAGCTCTCTTGGTAGACTCTGCTTCATTCTTTGCACATTCTGGTAAAGATGAACACAGCATATGTATTAGATATACACACAAATCCGAATTACAACTTTAAGATGCAGGTGACTGTAGTTTCATATAACCTACCTTCTCTGAAGGCATGAGCTCCATCACCTGCTGGGGACTCAGCCCCAGTACAGAGGGCTGCTCTTGGCTGGTGCTGCCGCTGGGATCCAGCTGCCTGACACTCTGAGCCACCAGCAGACACTGCTCCACCGTCTCATACAGCTACAAACACAACCACACGCCACTGATACGCTGACACAGCCACTGGTGTGTCAATGCCAAATTATGCCTGTCGTCTCTTTCTTATAGATGCAATACAGATGTTTATGAGACTCTAGCTACAAATCACactgatgtttttcagtgtaatttcttttctccatttatgttttgttttcatatcctGAAACtctggttttattcatttctataCATGTCCTctcttttactattttatgaTTTAAAGAGTTCAACAGTTATCCAGTGTCTAATAAAGTCAAAGATAGTTTATCAGCAGATTAATCAGCTTTCTCCTGCCCCAAACTATCATTACTATATCAGTCTTTAACAATGCACTATCGGTGGACGTCTAGTTCAGTGTACCATGTTCTGGTCAGGGGGCAGGGTGGCACGCTGCCTCCTGATGTGGTGGTCCTGGATCATCTCCTGCAGAGATCTGTGGAGGCTCTCTGCACGCAGCCAGCGCTGTTTCTGGGTTTTTAGCTTCTGCTCCGCCTAGAGAAAAGCAGCCATTCCGTCACCTTCACAGCACCAAAGCAGTTCTGTGTATAGCAGATGTGGaattggggtggggtggggtggggtgggggagttTTGAGCACGGTGTATGCGGTTAACCTTGTCCAGCTGTGTTTTCAGAGGGACAGTGAGGCCGGTGGGGTCCACATGCTGGGACAGGGTGGCCAGCAGCTTGCAGAGCTGGGGGTTCTGGATCAGATCTTCTTCTGTCAAGTCGCACAGCGGGAAAGCGGCCAGAACTATATGGGAGGACGACACACAATCCGCTTATTGTCAATGCTCTGGCAAAATCACTTTCAGAAGATTAAGAGCAGCGCGTAACACTGCCTGTGGCTCAGGAAAAGTTATTAAATATAAGTAATTATTCGAATTATGACAACAGACAAAGTATGTTTACGCTTCACATTTAAGCAGCTAGCAGACTAGCAAAACAAACGTTGGTCTTACCCTGCTGATGCAAATTGTCTCCCCTCCCGAGCGTACTCGTAGATTCATGACCAACCgacattattatttaaatttacgttgttttttaaaagggaaaaaacgTAGccggtgtgtgtttctctcgTGCTTCCTAAGAATAAACAACTTTTTCATGAAGTCTGTCTTGATTCAGCTCAGCGACTTCCTGAATCAAGTCGCGCGCGTCTGCAGTttgtgctctgattggccaTTTGATACACGCAAGCTGCTCGaccagagagggggaaaaacaaagaggagTCACTCCTCCTCTATTTTgggatacaaaaacaaaacaaaaaaaaaaaaaacgctgctgTGCAAATCAAACGGACTAGTGTTTACGTAAATGTTAGCGAGACAGTTTCAAATATCTTttgtgggaggaaaaaaggtTTAGTCTGATCCAATCTCTCAAATTTTTCTCACTACATTTCTCACTCCCCATTTTCAATAGGCAGTTACAATGGGCTGCAGCATCATTAGGCAGCcatagcaaaataaatcaattaataaataaaaaataattaattatgcAGCacgtcattagcctagctccatcaaagtgaaaaaataaacattacagcAACTCCAGAGCTTAACTCCAGAGTTAATTTGTGCCGGACCTTCTTATACCTTCAGCTGTATACGGATCACTGCAATAGACAgaagaataaatgtgttcagttaTAGTTTCACCTTCTAACTTCtctcaaaatgacttttttttattcatgtggaTTTATGATGTACAGTGTGATACCTAATTGATCCCGAGGGACAAATTTTCTCAGATATTTACCAATACACAGGATACACCAATTCAGGCTTAATAACTCTGAACATCTCATAATCAATGACAATAAGAATGCTAATGGGGCACTGACCTTGCTAGTGTACATCAGCCTGAATGAGCCATTCAGAAACTGTAAACTCAAATAATAGACGTACCAACGTAAAACAATTACACAAAGAATTGGGCTATGACTTCTTACCTCTGCTGCCATCATTACGGTATCATATGATGCATTAACTCTCATCCAACTCATGAGATGGAGTTACACTTTTTTGGTAAATATGGAAAGTAGTCACATACAGCTGCTAAGCACAGTTTataatgcacatattcatgTATTAACTGTAAAATTACCACCATAACACTGTCACCAGCATTCATAATTATTGATGATCATGGAAGCACTGTTCTGCCTTTGACACCCTAGACAAAAACAGTATTTGGCCACCCCAAACCACAAGGGGACAAATAAGAGACCAGTGTCAAGGGTACAAAAACTGCACCTTAGAGGGTCCTGCTGCTGTGCCCCTAAAGGTACAATCATgcgctttattttctgagagtgtgcaTTGTTAGCCGTAGTTGCTTTCATGCCACCTTGCGGTTTCCATCAGCAGCGCCTTCCAAAATGCTGAAGGGATCACACTAAATCACCTGTAAATTCAGTCTACTCTCAAATCCAGATTATTAAAATAAGTGCTCCCTTAGTCATCTGAGCTCTGGGACGGGGTTTAAACTCAGGGACCTATTCAGAGTCTAAATTTATAGTTCAAGAAATGCTTCTCTTGGGGACTAACATTAATTACAGGGACAtttaacagcaacaataatgcACAACATAAATCACCTTTGTCTTGAATGGGAGCTGTACACAATTACCGACCATAAAACTAATCGCATATTGAAACCAGGCAAATTTCTTCAGGAACACGTTGGATACAATGGACTTTTTGGAGCATCAGTAACATCCTCagcctttttgttttcatagaaATATGCAGAGGCACGTGGATTTTGAGCACAGGATCAAGATTTTTAATCTGACTGGAAACTGATTATTAAAGGTAAACGATCAAATAAAGGAAAGAGTTGATTTATAGGTCTTTATATTAGTCACCACActctttcctgtgtgtatttgatCTGGGGGTTCCTCTGTGTGAACATTACACAATCCTGAGCGTGCACTGTGTGGCGGCCCCCCTCGTGACCTCTGACCTATCCTGTGTGCTCCTCACAGCTGTTTCCTCACAACAGGCCCTGCCTATATCGGGACTTCTTAGCGCTTCATTACTGCTGCTTTTATAACAGCACCCTTGCCTAACTTTGCTCACAGAGATCGGGCTATAAAAACTCACTCAGTTCAtcagtatttctgtatttccGTGCTATATCCAGTCGGGAGAGTACTGTACTGTTACTTCGCTGAATTTTTAGTTAAGTAGAAGTATAGTAAGTAAAATGATCACTATAttagatgtgatttttttcccccatgcaGTTATAGAAGGAGGCGAGTACATGCTTCAAACTACAttgatttaaaggtgcattttgCAAAATAGATAGAAACTGGTAAATAAGCACATAATCTGATGGTTGAGGCTACATCGTCATGTCACTGATTAGTTTGCTCTTTTCCAGTTGACTCTACATGGTCTTTGcttccatcgaccatctgcaATTTTTCATGGTGaaccttttattggaaatttggaaatgacaaaaagtagagccAACAAAGAAGAACCAGGTTCCTCTTATCATCTTACGTACAAGACTCAagcacaaatgtaaaaataggTTAATATAAGTAAATTAAGTAAAAGTAACcgtaaaagctaaaaaaaaaaaaaaaaaaaaaaaaatactcaaaagaAGCACATGTATACAAAAAAGCTACAACACACTTCCACCTATGGCTATATCCCACTATCAGCCAGCACTGTGGGCCAAGATCATGAGCAAGAATGAAATTTCAGACCTAGATCTTCTCAGGTTTAATGCCTCAGCTCCACTCATTACGAGTTCTCTGTAGGTCAGCGTgaccaaagacacacacacacacacacacacacacacacacacacacacacacacacacacacacacacctgtctttttttgtatttttacacaACTACCAACACAAGGTGTGATGTAACTTTTCTATGGGTCATAATATAGTAACTTTCTCCGAGCCGCGACAGCTGAAGCGCAGTTCACACAGCGGCTGGTGGTGTCATATTGATCCTCACTCATCAATGAGTGGGCAAAATTGGACATGGGAGCCAGTTAATTTCAGTAACAATATAACTGACAG encodes:
- the haus4 gene encoding HAUS augmin-like complex subunit 4, which encodes MSVGHESTSTLGRGDNLHQQVLAAFPLCDLTEEDLIQNPQLCKLLATLSQHVDPTGLTVPLKTQLDKAEQKLKTQKQRWLRAESLHRSLQEMIQDHHIRRQRATLPPDQNMLYETVEQCLLVAQSVRQLDPSGSTSQEQPSVLGLSPQQVMELMPSEKNVQRMKQSLPRELEKHLKKKCFSLLSYYEPQWENESEGLKNIKLSHLSGQMDSEKKKAESLKEICRENTVLLQRQTQLYLSELTKCIQLLQSLILDHRLKIQTDLDRKKLEYFEGKCELVLQKIRTEMAEIQLDTYTADTISAHRKIRDMLESELKACQLEKQSVEVKLASFEILGKEFEALAEEYCRLRREIDMKKWALKEFTQHTDK